One Alkalicoccus halolimnae DNA segment encodes these proteins:
- a CDS encoding tRNA dihydrouridine synthase — protein MKENFWNDLPRPFFVLAPMEDVTNVVFRHVVAEAARPDVFFTEFTNTDSYCHPEGIYSVRGRLTFTEDEQPMVAHIWGDKPENFREMSIGMAEQGFKGIDLNMGCPVQNVAANGKGSGLIRCPENAADIIQAAKAGGLPVSVKTRLGYTDVGEWKDWLGHVFKQDIANLSIHLRTKKEMSNVDAHWELIPEIKALRDELAPETLLTINGDIPDRETGMELVNKYGVDGVMIGRGIFKNPFAFEEATREHSTEELFDLLRLHLDLHDKYSTEIGPILFKPLRRFFKIYIRGIRGGGELRNQLMMTETTDEVRALLDKFEAEVSEKEKEKQLNS, from the coding sequence ATGAAAGAGAATTTTTGGAACGATCTGCCGCGGCCGTTCTTTGTTTTAGCGCCGATGGAAGACGTCACGAATGTGGTTTTCCGCCACGTGGTCGCGGAAGCAGCAAGACCCGACGTGTTTTTTACGGAGTTTACGAACACGGACAGCTACTGTCATCCGGAAGGCATCTACAGTGTGCGGGGGCGTCTGACGTTTACAGAAGATGAACAGCCGATGGTCGCCCACATTTGGGGAGATAAACCCGAGAACTTCCGGGAAATGAGTATCGGCATGGCCGAACAGGGCTTTAAAGGAATCGATCTTAATATGGGCTGTCCGGTGCAGAACGTGGCGGCAAATGGCAAAGGGAGCGGACTGATCCGCTGCCCGGAAAATGCCGCTGACATTATTCAGGCCGCCAAAGCGGGCGGGCTTCCGGTCAGTGTAAAAACAAGGCTCGGCTATACCGACGTGGGCGAGTGGAAGGACTGGCTGGGACACGTATTCAAACAGGACATTGCCAATCTGTCGATTCATCTGCGGACGAAAAAAGAAATGAGCAATGTCGATGCGCACTGGGAGCTGATTCCGGAAATCAAGGCGCTCCGCGATGAGCTCGCGCCTGAGACGCTGCTGACGATCAACGGGGATATACCTGACCGTGAGACGGGCATGGAGCTCGTCAATAAATACGGCGTGGACGGTGTCATGATCGGACGCGGAATTTTTAAGAATCCATTCGCTTTCGAAGAAGCAACACGGGAACACAGCACGGAGGAATTGTTCGACCTCCTAAGGCTGCACCTGGATCTTCATGATAAGTATTCCACGGAAATCGGGCCGATTTTATTCAAACCGCTCCGCCGCTTCTTTAAGATCTATATCCGCGGCATCCGCGGGGGCGGGGAGCTGAGAAATCAGCTGATGATGACGGAGACGACGGACGAAGTGCGCGCTCTGCTCGACAAGTTCGAAGCTGAAGTGAGCGAGAAGGAAAAGGAAAAACAGCTGAACTCCTAA
- a CDS encoding SGNH/GDSL hydrolase family protein, with the protein MKSLIKIITVVLLVSFFVSLLASPAAFAKNDNAKESLVAVGDSIPFGYNLGQTNQNPAKASYPYLIGKLSDLRVRNLGVPGWQSDQLLTAVETSQKYRQAVNHSDYVAVTIGSNDLLEILRAAAAESGGDQILFQQLLQQKLNDSDVFSNIEETVREIRSLTDSPIVLYNVYNPFQLSDPFHHVADAFLPQVNAAFTGLAFSYDDVYLGDAYGAFGSDQATYVLPGDIHPTEAGQAKLAEIGLEAFGLY; encoded by the coding sequence ATGAAAAGTCTAATCAAAATCATTACTGTTGTTTTGCTTGTCAGCTTTTTTGTCAGCCTGCTGGCATCTCCTGCTGCTTTTGCCAAAAATGATAATGCCAAAGAGTCACTTGTGGCAGTGGGGGACTCGATTCCGTTTGGCTACAACCTCGGGCAGACGAATCAAAATCCCGCAAAAGCCAGTTATCCTTATTTAATCGGCAAACTAAGTGATTTACGAGTCCGTAATCTAGGTGTGCCGGGATGGCAGTCGGATCAGTTATTGACTGCCGTAGAAACCAGTCAAAAATACAGACAGGCTGTCAACCACTCGGATTATGTCGCTGTGACCATCGGAAGTAATGATTTATTGGAAATTCTGCGGGCTGCAGCGGCAGAAAGCGGCGGAGATCAGATTCTATTCCAACAATTACTGCAGCAAAAGCTGAACGATAGTGATGTTTTCAGCAATATTGAAGAGACAGTCCGGGAAATCCGCTCGCTGACAGACTCGCCAATCGTTTTATACAATGTTTATAACCCTTTCCAATTAAGTGATCCGTTCCATCATGTCGCAGATGCTTTTCTTCCACAGGTCAACGCTGCATTCACAGGACTGGCCTTCTCTTACGACGATGTCTACCTGGGCGATGCCTACGGAGCATTCGGCAGCGATCAAGCCACCTACGTCCTGCCTGGAGACATCCATCCGACCGAAGCTGGACAGGCTAAACTTGCTGAAATCGGCTTGGAAGCATTCGGACTCTATTAA
- a CDS encoding Ltp family lipoprotein, giving the protein MDNLFVLLFLVSGLALLVGLIKPGLVLRWIPESERNRKKVAMYFGSAVVVFVILTGVTADPSEEIAADDKETEVEEAPDQEVEAEEEAAREEAEREAEEEAAREEAEREAEEEAAREEAEREAEEEAAREEAEREAEEEAAREEAEREAEEEAAREEAEREAEEEAAREEAEREAEEEAAREEAEREAEEEAAREEAEREAEEEAAREEAEREAEEEAAREEAEREAEEEAAREEAEREAEEEAAREEAEREAEEEAAREEAEEADDGATTSQQQAVRMAEDYLNYTAFSKSGLIDQLEFEGFDNGDAAYAVENIDVDWRAQAVLSAESYINYTAFSKSGLVQQLEFEGFSNSDASYAVENIDVDWREQAVLSAQNYLDYTSFSRSGLIEQLEFEGFSNADATHAVDAVGL; this is encoded by the coding sequence ATGGATAATTTGTTTGTACTGTTATTTCTTGTTTCTGGTTTAGCCCTTTTAGTAGGCTTGATTAAACCGGGTCTTGTATTAAGGTGGATTCCAGAGAGCGAAAGAAACAGAAAAAAGGTTGCAATGTATTTCGGGTCTGCTGTCGTTGTATTTGTCATTTTAACGGGCGTAACTGCAGATCCTTCCGAAGAAATTGCTGCGGATGACAAGGAAACAGAAGTTGAGGAAGCGCCGGATCAAGAGGTGGAAGCAGAGGAAGAGGCTGCCCGCGAAGAAGCAGAACGTGAAGCTGAAGAAGAAGCTGCCCGTGAGGAAGCCGAACGTGAAGCCGAAGAAGAAGCTGCCCGTGAGGAAGCCGAACGTGAGGCCGAGGAAGAGGCTGCCCGCGAGGAAGCCGAACGCGAAGCTGAGGAAGAAGCTGCCCGTGAAGAAGCGGAACGCGAAGCTGAAGAAGAAGCTGCCCGCGAGGAAGCCGAACGCGAAGCTGAGGAAGAGGCTGCCCGTGAAGAAGCCGAACGCGAAGCTGAGGAAGAAGCTGCCCGTGAAGAAGCGGAACGCGAAGCTGAGGAAGAGGCTGCCCGCGAGGAAGCCGAACGTGAAGCTGAAGAAGAGGCTGCCCGTGAAGAAGCGGAACGCGAAGCTGAGGAAGAGGCTGCCCGCGAGGAAGCCGAACGTGAAGCTGAAGAAGAGGCTGCCCGCGAGGAAGCCGAACGCGAGGCCGAAGAAGAAGCTGCCCGTGAGGAAGCCGAACGTGAGGCCGAGGAAGAGGCTGCCCGTGAAGAAGCCGAAGAAGCAGATGACGGGGCAACTACATCCCAGCAACAAGCAGTAAGAATGGCGGAGGATTATTTAAATTATACTGCTTTTTCAAAAAGTGGACTAATCGATCAGTTAGAGTTTGAGGGGTTTGATAATGGGGATGCTGCGTACGCGGTAGAAAACATCGATGTTGACTGGAGAGCCCAGGCCGTCCTGTCAGCGGAAAGTTATATAAACTATACTGCTTTTTCGAAAAGTGGATTGGTCCAACAGCTGGAGTTTGAAGGATTTAGTAACAGCGATGCTTCGTACGCCGTAGAAAACATCGATGTCGACTGGAGAGAACAGGCCGTTCTTTCGGCTCAGAATTATCTCGATTACACTTCTTTTTCAAGATCCGGCCTGATTGAACAATTAGAATTTGAAGGCTTTAGTAACGCTGATGCGACGCATGCCGTGGATGCAGTAGGTCTTTAA
- a CDS encoding SRPBCC domain-containing protein: protein MTKLPFKDEVFEAIVDPVKIGNYWFSSSLERWGEGRAVTLRYEEYDAEGVIYVLEVEERKKIVFSWGSEHGDETVVTIRFNELDDRSTIIEVTETGLKEEDPDLVSKMMGQKEGRGYTLKCLKAYLESGITSLRASLIH from the coding sequence ATGACTAAATTACCGTTCAAAGATGAGGTGTTTGAAGCGATCGTTGACCCGGTAAAAATCGGCAATTACTGGTTTTCGTCCAGTTTGGAAAGGTGGGGAGAAGGCAGGGCGGTTACACTGAGGTATGAGGAATACGACGCAGAAGGAGTTATATATGTACTGGAAGTAGAAGAAAGGAAGAAAATCGTATTCTCCTGGGGCTCCGAACACGGGGATGAAACGGTTGTGACGATTAGATTCAATGAGCTGGACGACAGGAGTACGATTATTGAAGTAACAGAAACGGGATTGAAAGAGGAAGACCCGGACCTGGTAAGCAAAATGATGGGGCAGAAGGAAGGCAGGGGCTATACGCTGAAGTGTTTAAAAGCTTATCTGGAATCCGGTATTACCAGTCTGAGGGCATCCTTAATCCATTAG
- a CDS encoding sugar-binding protein, which yields MKRNVLYSILIAAFIIAAGFSVYFYQQAQAEDAKIAARVNSGEEIPQYHFTLIGEEVNHDYWRFVEEGAKTAEEDYDVFVEYKGPERSNPEEQLKLLDMAVQSKVDGIIVQALNEQFPPLINQAVEKGIPVITIDTNSSDNMAHTYIGTDNYMAGQLAGEALVEDTDGEAVVGVLSGSFDNSLHEQRVKGFTDIVEQEEGIEVAAVEESNISRVDVEEEAYNMLTANENITAFYGTSSYNGVGIVAAARSLEKEEDMYVITFDAIDENIELLENGGIHAIVDQQPFEMGYESVEKMLSIIEGNTVEDDYHTDVTIIRNADLPVGTNREDETS from the coding sequence ATGAAACGGAATGTGTTATACAGCATATTGATTGCTGCTTTTATTATAGCTGCCGGCTTCTCGGTATATTTCTACCAGCAGGCACAGGCGGAGGATGCAAAAATAGCTGCGCGAGTGAATTCAGGGGAAGAGATTCCGCAGTATCACTTTACGTTAATAGGGGAAGAAGTGAATCACGACTACTGGCGTTTCGTGGAAGAGGGGGCTAAGACGGCAGAAGAAGATTACGATGTGTTTGTGGAATATAAAGGACCGGAGCGTTCTAATCCGGAAGAGCAGCTTAAACTGCTTGATATGGCAGTTCAGTCGAAAGTGGACGGTATCATTGTGCAGGCGTTGAATGAGCAGTTTCCTCCGCTTATAAATCAGGCAGTCGAAAAAGGTATCCCTGTCATTACAATAGATACTAATTCGTCCGATAACATGGCTCACACCTACATAGGAACGGACAATTACATGGCTGGGCAGCTAGCAGGAGAGGCGCTGGTGGAAGATACAGACGGAGAAGCTGTCGTCGGGGTGCTCTCGGGCAGCTTTGATAATTCTCTGCATGAGCAGCGCGTAAAAGGCTTTACCGATATTGTGGAGCAGGAAGAGGGGATTGAAGTAGCAGCGGTGGAAGAATCAAATATTTCGCGGGTAGATGTGGAGGAAGAAGCTTATAATATGCTCACTGCAAACGAAAACATTACCGCTTTCTATGGCACAAGTTCCTACAACGGAGTAGGGATCGTAGCTGCAGCAAGGTCTCTGGAAAAAGAAGAGGATATGTATGTGATTACGTTTGATGCGATCGATGAAAACATAGAATTACTGGAGAACGGCGGAATTCATGCGATTGTGGACCAGCAGCCTTTTGAAATGGGATACGAGAGTGTGGAGAAAATGTTATCCATTATTGAAGGGAATACAGTGGAAGATGATTATCATACAGACGTAACGATCATAAGGAACGCGGATTTACCTGTCGGAACAAATCGGGAGGATGAGACCTCATGA
- a CDS encoding sensor histidine kinase, producing MIKIRTKLLIYFAFILVLLILLFFIREESNERVMELYNENVDNFFLLNEITRETDETVQSLQIFVQEPLLENLQNYQEDKEELLQLQQTFRENENGGISEKNVLHMITSFVDQTEQTVEGVENQNIQEYSQHLNDAETTSEYIHETTLDIINTELTNYQELSLLIDEKVENTQKMGLTILTAIIILSILFALWFSNGITRTIGRLTKAAQEISAGSYTGEDVVVSRKDELWFLTNTFNEMKRNILESVNDIEEKARLAQLLKEMELKSLQNQINPHFLFNTLNTISKTSYIEGAERTSDLISSVSALFRYNIGSLDRETTIKDEVNIIQEYFFIQKARFRDRVEYIENIDSDCLSEPLPCLTLQPIVENAFIHGIESMAQGAEIQLHIYQEDEMVCIDVIDNGVGMNEETINRLLEIEEKPEAASSANGAGHSTGIGMKNVKERLQLFDKGSVFTISSRVGEGTKVSIRLHKK from the coding sequence ATGATTAAAATCCGCACAAAACTGCTTATATATTTTGCGTTTATCCTGGTGTTATTGATCCTGTTGTTTTTCATCAGGGAAGAAAGCAATGAGAGAGTGATGGAACTCTACAATGAGAATGTTGATAATTTCTTTCTTTTAAACGAAATCACCAGAGAAACAGACGAGACGGTTCAGTCCCTGCAAATTTTTGTGCAGGAACCGTTACTTGAGAATCTGCAAAACTATCAGGAAGATAAAGAAGAACTTCTTCAGCTGCAGCAGACCTTCAGAGAAAACGAAAACGGAGGTATTTCCGAGAAGAACGTCCTGCATATGATCACAAGCTTTGTGGATCAAACAGAACAGACGGTGGAAGGAGTGGAAAATCAGAATATCCAGGAATACTCCCAGCATTTAAATGATGCGGAGACGACCTCGGAATATATTCACGAAACAACGCTGGATATTATCAACACTGAACTTACAAACTACCAGGAACTATCTTTGTTGATCGATGAAAAAGTAGAGAATACACAGAAAATGGGTCTCACCATCCTTACAGCAATTATCATATTAAGTATATTATTTGCACTCTGGTTTTCAAATGGTATCACTCGTACAATTGGACGATTAACAAAAGCCGCTCAGGAAATATCCGCCGGTAGTTATACAGGAGAGGATGTTGTCGTTTCAAGGAAAGATGAACTCTGGTTTTTGACTAACACTTTTAATGAAATGAAAAGAAATATTCTCGAGTCAGTAAATGATATTGAAGAAAAAGCCAGGCTGGCCCAGTTATTAAAAGAAATGGAATTAAAAAGCCTGCAGAATCAAATCAATCCCCACTTTTTATTCAATACGTTAAATACGATTTCGAAAACATCTTATATCGAAGGCGCGGAAAGGACAAGCGACTTGATTTCTTCTGTGTCTGCCCTATTTCGTTATAATATCGGCAGCCTGGACCGGGAGACGACGATCAAAGATGAAGTGAATATTATCCAGGAGTATTTTTTCATCCAAAAAGCACGCTTCCGTGACCGGGTGGAGTATATTGAAAATATTGACTCTGATTGTCTATCAGAGCCGCTTCCCTGCTTAACGCTTCAGCCAATTGTTGAAAACGCGTTTATTCACGGAATTGAAAGCATGGCTCAGGGAGCTGAAATTCAACTGCATATCTATCAGGAAGACGAAATGGTGTGTATAGATGTCATCGACAATGGGGTGGGAATGAATGAGGAAACGATAAACCGGTTGTTGGAGATAGAAGAGAAACCGGAAGCTGCTTCCTCAGCAAATGGAGCGGGTCACTCTACGGGAATTGGCATGAAAAACGTCAAGGAGCGTCTCCAATTATTTGATAAAGGCAGTGTATTTACGATTTCGTCACGTGTGGGAGAAGGTACAAAAGTCAGTATCCGTTTACACAAAAAATAA
- a CDS encoding response regulator, translating into MVKVMLVDDEPIEREGISFILHKNRSNFQVVAEAGNGKEAVEGALVWKPDLIFMDIKMPEFDGIEAIRQITARLPETKFIMVSAFDTFDYAREAMKFGIKEYLLKPSKVSDVLQAFDRMVEELESEKQREWDTEQMNRRLERAHSFVERDFIVSLIMDHVHEFEHGEWKELLGLELDDKKGFAAVFSFESDDLHPDREEKSSWYKILKNVLQEEHPDCFTGPLTGFQVPVLVLFKDEGQDDEEKRQEFVRKILHQVQKKLEKSRLYAGAGSVVTNIKQFSDSYKEAIYVLELVHNNPGAAYSVYNERLKKKRKEMIPFEIERELVEAVKKGDTARGLQVFETYFQSIMQAADFQENLVQKAIEDFFIVLSRSLNELGVEPDIQVGLGQLETTMQIKESAKSKLINITEHLGEWRANGMRALLLQAKEYVDSNYHKAVSLEEAAEKIGISSYYLSKLFKERFEITFMDYLKTTRIQKAVELMRDGNMPLKEVALNVGYKDPNYFSTAFKKEMGMSPREYRSKYHK; encoded by the coding sequence GTGGTAAAAGTAATGCTTGTAGATGATGAGCCGATTGAAAGAGAAGGTATCAGTTTCATCCTTCATAAAAACCGGTCGAATTTTCAAGTGGTAGCGGAAGCCGGAAATGGAAAGGAAGCGGTGGAAGGTGCCCTTGTCTGGAAGCCGGATTTAATCTTCATGGATATCAAAATGCCTGAATTTGACGGGATTGAAGCGATTAGACAAATTACAGCCCGGCTTCCCGAAACAAAGTTTATAATGGTTTCAGCTTTTGATACGTTTGATTATGCACGAGAGGCGATGAAGTTTGGCATAAAAGAATATTTATTAAAACCGAGTAAGGTAAGCGACGTATTACAAGCCTTCGACCGCATGGTGGAAGAACTGGAAAGTGAAAAGCAGCGGGAGTGGGATACAGAGCAAATGAATCGTCGACTCGAAAGAGCCCATTCTTTCGTAGAAAGAGACTTTATTGTTTCTCTTATTATGGATCATGTTCACGAATTTGAGCATGGAGAATGGAAGGAACTGCTGGGTTTGGAACTTGATGATAAAAAAGGATTCGCAGCGGTGTTTTCATTTGAATCCGACGACCTTCATCCCGATCGCGAAGAAAAAAGCAGCTGGTATAAAATCCTGAAGAACGTGTTGCAGGAAGAGCATCCTGACTGTTTTACAGGGCCGTTAACCGGGTTTCAAGTTCCGGTACTCGTATTATTTAAAGACGAGGGACAAGACGACGAAGAAAAACGCCAGGAGTTTGTCCGCAAAATCCTTCATCAAGTACAGAAAAAATTAGAAAAAAGCAGGCTTTATGCCGGAGCGGGATCGGTCGTAACAAATATAAAACAGTTTTCCGACTCCTACAAAGAAGCGATTTACGTCCTGGAGCTGGTTCATAATAATCCAGGGGCTGCTTATTCGGTTTATAATGAAAGGTTGAAAAAGAAGCGAAAAGAAATGATCCCTTTTGAAATTGAAAGGGAACTGGTAGAAGCTGTAAAGAAAGGGGATACAGCCAGAGGGCTTCAGGTGTTTGAAACCTATTTTCAATCGATCATGCAGGCGGCAGACTTTCAGGAAAATCTCGTGCAAAAAGCGATTGAGGATTTTTTCATTGTGTTATCCCGCTCCCTCAATGAACTTGGAGTCGAGCCGGATATTCAGGTCGGGCTGGGGCAGCTGGAGACGACTATGCAGATCAAAGAATCCGCAAAGTCAAAGCTTATAAATATTACCGAACACCTGGGAGAATGGAGAGCGAACGGTATGCGGGCTCTGCTTTTGCAGGCGAAGGAATATGTAGACAGCAACTATCATAAGGCGGTTTCTCTCGAAGAGGCAGCTGAAAAAATAGGAATCAGCTCTTACTATTTAAGTAAATTATTTAAAGAACGGTTTGAGATTACATTCATGGATTATTTGAAAACAACGCGTATTCAAAAGGCAGTTGAATTAATGCGCGACGGAAACATGCCTTTAAAGGAAGTAGCTTTAAATGTAGGATATAAAGATCCAAACTATTTCAGTACCGCTTTTAAAAAAGAAATGGGCATGAGTCCCCGTGAATATCGAAGTAAATATCACAAGTAA